A stretch of DNA from Tigriopus californicus strain San Diego chromosome 11, Tcal_SD_v2.1, whole genome shotgun sequence:
GGCAAAAAGTTGCTCAATGAATAATACCTGGACAATATCTGGCATTGTAGCgcgcatttttttgctttcacttTTGCTTGTCCCAAAGACAAAGTTGAGGGCGCTACTTCCGTTCAATAAAAAGCACAAAGCAAAACTTGTATCCTTCGCCAACTGAATTTGTCAATATCTCAAAAGCGAATCGTCAAATGCTGAATGGCATAATCTCTTTAAGAAATGTGTCCAAAACATATTAAAATTGATTTCGAAAAAGAAGCAATACTAAGGGCTAATGTTGCTACTCAAGTTGTGGCAAATGCGCACGCAATAAATTTGTGCATATATACCAAATTGAACATCACTATTGTAGGTATGTCAGTGCTGCACCAACTAGGTTCTCTTACTTCATGTTTTGATTCGTGGGGGTTCATGCAATAGCTTTGGAGATTTTCGAGAGAtaacaatgatttttgaaattgttttgggAGTGCTGTGCATCATTGCTTATtattacttgaaatttcatcGGATATGGAAATTTTGGGAGAATCACCACGTTCCATTCATCAAGccttcatttccatttggaaGTTCGACATTCCTTACTTGGGAAACGTTCACTTCCCCCATAAACCTTAATCAAAAAGGATTCGACCAAGCCAAAATACTCGGATTTCCCACTTTCTTTGGTacttacttttttcaaaccccGATCTTGGCCGTATGTGATCCAGATTTGGCCAAGCAAATCATGACCAAAGATTTTGACCACTTCGTGGACCGCCAAGGGGAGGTAATGAAATCGATCACCACCTCCCACTTTGTGGACCAATTATGGGGCCAACAGTTGACCGCACTTCAAGGGGATGAATGGAAGATCACTCGGAATATTTTCACTCCTATTTTCACAGCTGGTAAATTGAAGGGCATGATGCACTTCATTCATTTGGTTACCAACGACCTAGTGAAAAGCAAAGGACAAGAAGCAGACCGTGGAACACCCTTTGAGCTAAAAGAGAAATTCGGGAAATTTAGCATGGACACGATTGCATCCTGCGCTTTTGGGGTCAATGCTGATTCATTTAAAGATCCAAAATCTACTTTTGCCTCCAACGCTCGTGTTATGTTTCGCAACTCGTTGCCTGACTTTGCCAAGTTTGTGTTTGTTGCCGGGATTCCAGGTGGAAGAACTTTAAtggaaaagttgaacattcCCTTGCAAAAGAAGAGTCCAACCATGTTCTTTTATGATATCATTAAGCAAACCATTGACCATCGTTTAAGAATGAATGTCAGACGCAATGACCTGGTGGACCTAATGCTAGATGCTCTGAAGGCAGATCAAGAAACCCGGGTGGAAAATGAATCCACCGCAAAATCCCATTTGGACGCTGATGGTGGATTAGATCACCCTAATTCTGACACTTCGATGGATGAACTGAAGTTGGTTGCCACGGCTTTCGTTATACTCATAGCAGGGTACGATACCACGGCTCAAACATTGGCCATTACATCCTTTTATTTGGCCCGAAATCCAGACATCCAAGAAAAGCTTTCCCAAGAGATCATGGAGGCCGGAGCCGAATTGCAAGATGGAAACACGTACCCAGACTATCATCATATTCAAAGTTTGCCCTATTTAGACATGGTTCTCCACGAAACCTTGCGGATTAATCCAGCTCTTGGCGTCATATCACGGACATGCACCAAGGACTACCACGTCCCAGGAACAAACATTTCCCTGAAGCGGGGTTACGATGCTCATATCTATGTGTCTGCTATCCACATGAATCCAGACATCTACCCCGATCCTGACAAATATGACCCTGAGCGATTCACCAAAGAAGCCATATCCCGTCGACATGCCtattctttcttgggctttgGCCAAGGCCCCAGAAATTGTATTGGCATGAGGTTCGCTTTGCTCGAGGCCAAATTAGCCCTCTTCGGTATCTTGAGGAGCTATAAATTTATTACCTGCAAAGAAACCGTCGAAAAGTTTACCTTGGATCCTACTGCCATTTTGGCTGCTCCTAaagagccactttttgtgaaaGTGGTGGCCCGAACATAAAGTTGAATATCAAGCAAAGATCCTGAGCGTCATTATTATATTTTAAACAATGTTCATGTTCTTATTTACCTTGAGCCTAAATATGTGCACtcgtttttttatcaaatgaatcaaaCAGAATTTGCATGTGTtaaatttcttcatttttagCATGACCCGTGGCGACCCGTGGCTATTAAATGCGTTCATCTACCCCAAAAAATCACAAAACGAAGCTTGAATTTTTGCTatgcacatttttcatttcaaaagcaacaTGCCTTCAGcagcaaacaaacattttttcataaaCACTTATAGAAAGAGTGTTTTTTCGTACGTAATTGCTATTTGTAGCTCCCAAGAACAATTTGTTGGCATAATTGCTCATTGGAAAGAACAGAGGGCATAGACAGGTTCGAGTTCATGAGAGGTATATTCTGGAGTCCCCCTTATTACATGATCGTGACAGAAGTAAACTTTTTCATCTCGAGAGCAAGAGCAGCATGAGCACattcaaattgttcattgaTGTTGATCGGATGTCTCCACTCATGTTTTTTGCCTTTGCAGTTGGGTAAAGGCCGATTATGATTATACAAAATATAACTTTTCtaaacaattttgaccatCATTTTTCGGTTTTCCAAAATGCGGACTTAGGCGACTGTACCTTGTAACTTTATAGATTTAAAACTTTTCATGCGGGGGAtgggtcaatattttttcctgAGTAATGGTTGTCAGCACAGGTCGTCTGCCTCTCACATTATTCCACATCAACGATACTCGGattgaaatcatcaatagaCTTAATTGTTTTCGCATCACCTTTCCCACCCAATCGCCATCAGCAACACATCAGCTCCGCAATAGCCAAAACCAGGACCAGATTGGATACATTTGTAATAGACCACCCATTAAAATCACACTCTTCCACAGGTCTTCAATTCTTCGCGGACC
This window harbors:
- the LOC131890819 gene encoding probable cytochrome P450 6a14, with product MIFEIVLGVLCIIAYYYLKFHRIWKFWENHHVPFIKPSFPFGSSTFLTWETFTSPINLNQKGFDQAKILGFPTFFGTYFFQTPILAVCDPDLAKQIMTKDFDHFVDRQGEVMKSITTSHFVDQLWGQQLTALQGDEWKITRNIFTPIFTAGKLKGMMHFIHLVTNDLVKSKGQEADRGTPFELKEKFGKFSMDTIASCAFGVNADSFKDPKSTFASNARVMFRNSLPDFAKFVFVAGIPGGRTLMEKLNIPLQKKSPTMFFYDIIKQTIDHRLRMNVRRNDLVDLMLDALKADQETRVENESTAKSHLDADGGLDHPNSDTSMDELKLVATAFVILIAGYDTTAQTLAITSFYLARNPDIQEKLSQEIMEAGAELQDGNTYPDYHHIQSLPYLDMVLHETLRINPALGVISRTCTKDYHVPGTNISLKRGYDAHIYVSAIHMNPDIYPDPDKYDPERFTKEAISRRHAYSFLGFGQGPRNCIGMRFALLEAKLALFGILRSYKFITCKETVEKFTLDPTAILAAPKEPLFVKVVART